A genomic region of Roseateles amylovorans contains the following coding sequences:
- a CDS encoding S1 family peptidase, translating to MNELSVSPSPDPIARRQLLALGAAALLPTGLRAQEMSNTLPDLIDKSRQAVVAVGTYSATDSPRFGFRGTGFVVGDGKLIVTCSHVIPNPLEKELAIQVPGSGNASGAPQLRPVKLRRRDTLHDLAVLELVDDKPLVATLSLAPLDEGQPVVREGSAVALMGYPLGTALGVSLATHRGIVASITKAALPAPTSGSLSERAIRQLREGQVEFLQLDMTAYPGNSGGPLLEIRTGKVVGIVNMVALKGTRESALSAPSGITYAVPVKYLVPLLAP from the coding sequence ATGAATGAATTGAGTGTGAGCCCCTCTCCCGACCCTATCGCGCGGCGGCAACTGCTGGCGCTGGGGGCTGCGGCGCTGCTGCCGACGGGCCTGCGGGCGCAGGAAATGTCCAACACGCTGCCGGACCTGATCGACAAGAGTCGACAGGCGGTGGTGGCGGTCGGGACCTACAGCGCGACCGACAGCCCGCGCTTCGGCTTTCGCGGCACCGGCTTTGTGGTGGGCGACGGCAAGCTGATCGTCACCTGCTCGCATGTGATTCCGAATCCGCTGGAGAAGGAGCTGGCGATCCAGGTGCCGGGCAGCGGCAATGCCTCGGGCGCGCCGCAGTTGCGGCCGGTGAAGCTGCGCCGTCGTGACACGCTGCATGACCTGGCGGTGCTGGAACTGGTGGACGACAAGCCGCTGGTGGCCACGCTGTCGCTGGCGCCGCTGGATGAAGGCCAGCCGGTGGTGCGCGAGGGCAGTGCGGTGGCGTTGATGGGTTATCCGCTGGGCACCGCGCTGGGCGTGTCGCTGGCGACGCACCGCGGCATCGTGGCCTCGATCACCAAGGCGGCGCTGCCGGCGCCGACCTCGGGCAGCCTGTCCGAGCGCGCGATCCGGCAGTTGCGGGAGGGGCAGGTCGAGTTCCTGCAGCTCGACATGACCGCCTACCCGGGCAACAGCGGCGGCCCGCTGCTGGAGATCCGCACCGGCAAGGTGGTGGGCATCGTCAACATGGTGGCGCTCAAGGGCACCCGCGAATCGGCGCTGAGCGCGCCCAGCGGCATCACCTATGCGGTGCCGGTGAAGTATCTGGTGCCGTTGCTGGCGCCGTAG
- a CDS encoding methyl-accepting chemotaxis protein: MKLSALKVKTKLWLGFGLMAVIVAIISGAALLWLSHANHRFEGYLDGVAQRERLVSTLETAAKSRAIAARNLVLVMTPEDRTMELDAVKKAHQKVKDSLAQLQKDLADGRGATAKDRELFARVDAIEEKYGAVALSIVAMAADGQRDAAITKMNNECRPLLASLLAATADYIGYEDQRAREESAEAARLFANDRWTLLGMASLAAVLAAVLGWAISRSVNAPLQRAIRLAEAVAEGDLRAEIDVTGRDELSQLLAALKAMSGNLSSMVSNVRQAADGIATASNEIAMGNQDLSSRTETQASALQQTASSMAHMTETVQHNAESSRKATDLASVAAQVAGQGGDVVNRVISTMEEINGSSRRIHDIIGTIDGIAFQTNILALNAAVEAARAGEQGRGFAVVAGEVRALAQRSATAAREIKALITDSVSKVDAGGQLVQEAGRTMGSIMTQVRHVTDLMGEINASTEQQSTGIVQVNAAVAAIDRGTQQNAALVEQSAAAAESLRQQAQTLAETISRFKVRETGGLVHG, encoded by the coding sequence ATGAAGCTCTCAGCACTCAAGGTCAAGACCAAACTGTGGCTTGGGTTCGGCCTGATGGCCGTGATCGTGGCCATCATTTCGGGCGCAGCGTTGCTCTGGCTGAGCCATGCGAATCACCGATTTGAGGGCTACCTCGATGGCGTGGCCCAGCGCGAGCGTCTGGTCAGCACACTGGAGACTGCCGCCAAGTCTCGAGCCATCGCAGCCCGCAATCTGGTGTTGGTCATGACACCGGAAGACCGCACCATGGAACTGGACGCCGTCAAGAAGGCGCACCAGAAGGTGAAGGACTCGCTGGCACAGTTGCAGAAGGACCTGGCTGACGGGCGCGGCGCCACGGCGAAGGACCGCGAGCTCTTTGCCAGGGTCGACGCGATCGAAGAGAAGTACGGCGCGGTGGCGCTGTCCATCGTGGCCATGGCGGCTGACGGCCAACGCGACGCCGCCATCACCAAGATGAACAACGAATGCCGTCCGCTGCTGGCCAGCCTGCTGGCGGCGACCGCTGACTACATCGGATACGAGGACCAACGCGCCCGCGAAGAAAGCGCCGAGGCGGCCCGCCTGTTCGCCAACGACCGGTGGACGCTCCTGGGCATGGCCTCCCTGGCCGCCGTGCTGGCCGCCGTGCTGGGCTGGGCCATCAGCCGTTCCGTCAATGCCCCGCTGCAACGCGCCATCCGACTGGCCGAAGCGGTGGCCGAAGGCGACCTCCGTGCCGAGATCGATGTCACCGGCCGGGATGAGCTGAGCCAGTTGCTGGCCGCGCTCAAGGCCATGAGCGGCAATCTGTCGTCGATGGTCAGCAACGTGCGCCAGGCCGCAGACGGCATCGCGACCGCCTCGAACGAGATCGCCATGGGCAACCAGGATCTGTCGAGCCGCACCGAGACGCAAGCCAGCGCCCTGCAGCAGACCGCCTCCTCCATGGCGCACATGACCGAGACGGTGCAGCACAACGCCGAGTCCTCACGCAAGGCGACCGACCTCGCCTCGGTGGCGGCCCAGGTGGCCGGTCAGGGTGGTGATGTGGTGAACCGGGTGATCTCGACGATGGAGGAAATCAACGGCTCCAGCCGCCGCATCCACGACATCATCGGCACCATCGACGGCATCGCCTTCCAGACCAACATCCTGGCGCTGAATGCGGCGGTCGAAGCCGCACGTGCCGGTGAACAGGGTCGCGGTTTCGCAGTCGTGGCTGGCGAAGTGCGCGCCCTGGCGCAACGCTCCGCCACCGCCGCCCGCGAAATCAAGGCCCTGATCACCGACAGCGTCTCCAAGGTGGATGCGGGCGGCCAACTGGTGCAGGAGGCTGGCCGGACGATGGGTTCGATCATGACGCAGGTGCGCCACGTCACCGACCTGATGGGCGAGATCAACGCCTCCACCGAACAGCAGAGCACCGGCATCGTCCAGGTCAATGCGGCCGTGGCCGCCATCGACCGCGGCACACAGCAAAACGCCGCCTTGGTCGAGCAGAGCGCCGCCGCAGCCGAGAGCCTGCGTCAACAGGCGCAGACCCTGGCCGAGACGATCTCTCGGTTCAAGGTGCGGGAGACCGGCGGCCTGGTGCACGGCTGA